DNA sequence from the Leptospira limi genome:
TTGGAAGGTATCATATGTGACGGAATCATTATCACCTTGGATCGAGATGGATACCGAATAATGCCCTAAACCTGCATCATCCGAAACAACATAACTGGAGACAACACCACCTTGTGAAGTAGTTGTTGTATTTTGATTTGAAACTTCTTTACCTTGTGAATCTCTAATTTTTACGTGTACGGATTTAGAAGCAAATGGTACCAATGTTCCATTTTTTCGCTCCGTAAGATAAGCTTTGATTTCCACTCGATCACCAGGTCGGTACAACTTTCGGTCAAAGTATATTTTCCCTTTGACGTGATCATCAGAATTGTATTCGGAATAACCATCAATATGTGTCTGGTTAAAATGTAGAAATGCTTTGTCTCCGGCTGGTTCTTCTGCAATCAAAACAGAATATTCCATTAATTTATTATTTGCAATCGCTGGAACAGTACAATAACCATCTTGGTCTGTTTTACAATTTCCCTTTAAACTCCCTTTGACATATAAACTGATATTTGTATTTGCTACTGGAACTGCATTGGACAATGTATGGATCCAAACATGCAATTTATTAGGATCTTCCTTTGTGGTAATACCCAAATTTGTTGATTGTAAAAAGATACTTTCAATCTTGTAACGTTCTTCATTACTTTCATCAACAACAGTAGCACCTAATTCTAAAGCAAGCCAACCTTTGCTATTCGGTTTGGAACCAAAATAGGAGTCGATGTCCATTCCTTGGTTTCTGTATGAATTAACTTTTTCACCTGATTTCCATGTAGAAGTTTTCCAACTCAATTCTTTATCATAACTATAGTAACCACTTCCTAAACTTGCAATCGCATTGACCAAAATAGGAACTGTAATTGTTGCTGATCTAACTTTAAAATCAGGGACATTGGCAATTGCAATTGGTAACACTTTGTTTAAGTTCGATTCAAATATATTTTCATTGAATAAGGAAAATGAAGGTCTACGAATCATCTTCGGCAAAGTAAAACTAACAGGATTTTCGAGAAAACAATCGTTAGTTGCATAAAATTTAGAAATTGTAATTTGGTATTCGACATTTTCATCGAAATTCCAATGATCTAATGAGAATTCACGACTAATAAAAGATGATCCAAAATTTGATTCAACGGATGGTTTAGGAGTAATGGTAACTGCTTCCACTAAATCCGAAAATTCAGTGTCTTCCGAAACAAAGATTTTATAATCCCATAAATTATCTAAATATTTTAAATCCGTTGTATCTAATTTTACTTCTAAGCGGCAACTACTTGGAAAAATTGTGCGTTTGATGGATTTAAAAACGCCACTAATTGATTGGCATGAAACGAAGAAAAACAACATCAAAAACCATAGAATCAACTTACGCATACAAACTCCAAAAACCGAATGTTCTCTGTTCTACGATTGTTGGTTAAACTTGCCAAGTCTTTCCTGAATGAAAGAGAATTTCTTTCCAATTTTTTTTTCTGTTATCCTGAAATTCGCTATGCTTTCAAAATTATTACTTTGGATTAATGGTGATGTCACTCTTTGCTTACAAAAAACAATACCGATCATTAAATGCGCCGTCTTCCATACCTACCGGAAATTTTCAAATCCAATGGTTAGGTCCAAAATGGTTTCAATGGACTTCCAAAACTGGACTACAATATTTGCATTTTCGAAATTGGTGGGGCAAGTCCTTTCGTGGGAATGAAACGGCAACAAACTTGTTTTTACAATCTGGTGAGACAACATTCCAAGAAAAATTCAGGATGTTGGTATCCTTGGAAAAATCACCAATTGATGGCCAAACTTCTTTATTTTTACGTTATACAAATGAAGCACCATTCCCTTGGCCATTTATTGTGGATGAATTTCGAGTTTTAAGTGATGGTACATTATTAGGTATGAGTTATCCAAAATTTGCGCCATCACTCGCCTTACCTTTTCTCATCCAAAAACAATAGTACAGTTTGTAAAAACACTATCTTTCCCGAATTTTTTTCGTCCCATGGAAAGTATGGCAACTCACCCTTCCCTCGAAATCCAAATATTGTCAGATTTTGAGGATATTGTGTTTTCGATAGGATATCCAAAATTAGAAATTCTTTATACAAGTCCTTCCATTAAGATACTCACAGGTTATGATAGTGAGTATTTTTTAAAAAACAAACAATCGTGGCAAAATTTTATTTATAAGAATGATAGAAACTTAATCAAACACGCGCTAAAATCGATTCGCAAAAATAAGAAATTTCGTCTTAGAATTAGAATTTTAACCAAGGATAATCAAATCAAATACATTGAATGCAGAGGAAGATTAATTCATAATCCATTAAATGATTCGTATCGTATTGATGGAATAGTTACAGATATTTCTGATTTACTTCCGTTACAAAACTTATTCGCAGATGAGTCAGTTGACGCCAAACATCTATTATTCGAAAATAACATCATTTTTAATGGTACTCAAGATTCCATGTTTTTAATTGAATTGATGGAAACTGAACAATTTATCATCCGACGTATCAATTTAGCTTATGAAAAATCAACCGGGATCACACAGACGATGATCCAAGGAAAAACTCCTATTGAACTTTTAGGGGAAGAAGTTGGAAATGTAGTTATCAATAATTTTAAAAGAGCAATCCAAGCTAAAAAAACTATCTCTTACGAAGAGAGTTTTGCGATGCCTGCAGGAAAAAAAATTTGGATCACAGAACTCACACCAGTTGAAGTTGATGGACAATTTAAATATATTGTAGGTGCCAGTAAAGATATTACAGAACAAAAATTAGCTGAAAATGCACTTAAAGAATATAATGAAAGATATTCGCTTATATTAGAGGTTAGCTCCGATGGATGGTTTGACTGGGATCTAATCAATAATACAGTTATTTATTCTAGAAGGTGGTGGTTGGAATTTGGCAATAATGAAAAACCCGAAAATGTTCCAATAGGATATTGGCAAAGTTTGATCCATCCTGACGATGTAGGTTGGGTAAGTGAATTTTTAGAGAATATATTATCCTCACAAAGAGAAACATTTGAATTTACTTTCCAAATGAAAAAACGTAAAGGGAATTACGTTCATGTATTATCTAGATGTTATATCCAAAGAGATGCGTCTGGAAACAAGATACGAATGTTAGGTTCTAATACAGATCTTACAGAAACAAAAAAAATAGAGTATACATTACGTCATGCAAAGGAATTAGCTGAGGCTGCGAATTTAGCGAAGGGTAATTTTTTGGCAAATATGAGTCACGAAATTAGAACTCCGCTAAATGGAATCATTGGTTTTACTGAACTTTTGCTCAATTCTCCACTACAAGAAGAACAAAAAGAATATCTAAAAAATATATTTTTATCAGGAAAAAGTTTATTAGAGTTAGTAAATCAAATTCTTGATTTTTCTAAAATTGACTCTGGCAAAATTGAATTTGAATCCATTAGTACAAATCTGAAGGATTTAGCACAATCAACGGTAGATTTATTTCAAGTTTCGGCAGCTACTAAAGGAATCGCATTACAGTTAAATATCGATGAAAATTTGCCAACCTATCTTGCATTAGATCCATTACGAATACGTCAAATCTTATCTAATTTAATTGGCAATGCTATTAAGTTTACCCATGAAGGTTCCGTGAACGTAACAATCATTCAAAAAGAAAAAATTGGAGAGATTGTAACCATTGAGTTTGAAGTAGCTGATACAGGAATTGGAATCGACATGAATTCTAAATCAAAACTCTTTGACACGTTTTCGCAAGCAGATACATCCATTACAAGAAAGTACGGTGGCACTGGACTTGGATTATCAATTACGAATGAACTATTATTAAAAATGAATTCACAACTCGACATTAAAAGTGAATTAAATGTAGGTAGTAAGTTTAGTTTTACATTGAAATTAGAATCGAAATCCATCGGAGAGACTGCTAAATCTATATTCATTGAAAAACCTTCAACAAACGACGAAATAACCAAAATCCAAAAACCAGAATTTCAGAATGATATCCTAGTTGTAGAAGATAATGAATTGAATCGTAAACTATTATCCAAATTATTACAAAAAAAATACCCTAATGTTAGTTTGCGTTATGCGGTAGATGGAGTAGATGCACTAGAAAAATTTCAAATCAAAAAACCTGATCTTATCATAATGGATTTACAAATGCCAATTATGGACGGATACACTGCCACAATTGAAATTAGAAAATTAGAAAAGGATCAAATCAAAAAAACCCCAATTGTTGCTTTAACAGCAGGGGCGTTTTATTCTGTTAAAGATTCGGCGATGGAATCTGGAATGGATGATTTTTTGACCAAACCAATTTCCGCCGCCTACCTGTATGAAACTGTTGAAAAATGGTTAACTTCAGGCCGCGTGTAAAAGATACTCAAAAGCACTAATTGCTGCTTTTGCACCTTCTCCCATGGCAATGATAATTTGTTTGTAGGGAGTGTTGGTAACATCTCCACAAGCAAATATGCCATCCACATTGGTTTTACATTTTTCATCGACCAAAATTTCTCCAAACCGATTGGTAGCAACTAAATCTTTCACAAAACTACTGTTTGGTACAAGTCCAATTTGGACAAATACACCATCTAAAGGAATTGTAGAAATCTGTTCTGTCGATCGATCTTTGTAGGTTAATCCTGTCACTTTATCTTCGCCAGTTTGGATTTCTGTTGTCTGCGCTTTAATTAGAGTTTTTATATTGGGCGAGCTAGCCACTTTATCTAATAATACTTTGTCTGCGTTTAATTTATCACCAAACTCAACCAAAGTGACAGATTTTACAATCCCACTGAGATCAAGAGCTGCTTCCACTCCAGAGTTACCACCACCAACAACAGCCACATCTTTATCTTTAAAAAATGGACCATCACAATGGGGACAGTATGCAACTCCTTTGCCAACATACTCCTTTTCACCAGGCACATTCAGTTCTCTCCACTTAGCACCTGTTGAAAGGATAACTGTTTTTGTATGGATTTTTTCACCTGTATTCAAATGAATGATTTTGATTTGCCCTGGTTCAATCTTTTGTACTCGTACATTTTCTTTTTTCTTAATCTGATTTTTATCAAGCTGATCAGCTAACACATGAGTTAGTTCTGGACCTGTTGTATAAGGAATAGAAATGATATTTTCTATACCCAATGTATCCTTTACTTGCCCACCCAATCGATCTGCAATGACAAGGGTATTCAATCCTTTTCTTGCTGCGTAAACTGCAGCAGTCACTCCCGATGGGCCACCGCCAATTACGGTAACATCATAAATTTGTTTTGGACTTTCCATTTCCTCGTTCGAATCAATTGCGGAAGGAACGGAATATAATTCCAAAAGTTTATCAAAGATAACAGATGCTTCTGCTTTTCCACTTAGGAACCGTTCCCCATTTAAGTAAACAGCAGGTACTCCTTGGATATTCCTTTCTTTTACCAAGTCTGGATACATCGCGCCATCAATCATATTGTGAGAAATGTTAGAGTTCACCAAGGCAAAACTATTTAAGGTTTGCACAACCTCTGGACAATTATGACAATCTAGAGATATAAAGGTTTCAAATCGAAATTCACCATTTAACTTCGAAACGGCGGACAAAATCCCTTCTTCTAATTTGATCGGATTTCCACCTGATTGTAGGATCGCTAGAATAAAAGATGTGAATTCGTAGCCCATTGGGATTCCAGAAAAATGGATTCCTGTTGGGTTACCGTTCGACAATATGGAAAACCGGAGTCCATCAGACAAATCATTTGAGTTTTCAAGTTTTATAAGTGGACTCAATGACAAAATATCATTTAGAAAACTAACAAGTTCTTCTCTTTTTTCATGTTCACCAGAATACAATTGAATTGTTATCGGGTTTTTAATTCTTTCAAAATATTGTTTTACTTGTTGTTTTGTTGATTCATCTAACATAACTTCCTCCTAGTTTAGGCGGGTAAAACCCGCCTAATTTTATTTAGATTTTTCCTACCAAGTCAAGACCTGGCTTCAATGTTGTATTACCTGGTTTCCACTTTGCAGGACATACTTCTCCGTCGTTGTTTGCAACATATTGAGCAGCTTGTACTTTACGAACCAACTCTTCCGCTGATCTTCCGATTCCAAGATCGTGGATCTCAGCAGTTTTGATGACTCCTTCTGGGTTCACTACGAATGTTCCTCTGAGTGCTTGACCATCGTCTTCAATCATAACTCCGAATCCTCTTGTGATTTTTCCTGAGGCATCACCTAACATTGGGAATTTGATTTTTTTGATTGTGTCACTTGCTTCATGCCATGCTTTGTGAACAAAATGAGTATCTGTTGAAACAGAATATACTTCTACACCCATCTTTTGAAGTTCTTCGTAATAATCTGCTACATCACCAAGTTCAGTTGGGCAAACAAAGGTAAAGTCTGCTGGATAAAAAACGAAAACAGACCACTTTCCAAGTACGTCTTTTTTACTAATTTTTTTAAAGGCACCGTTGTGAAAAGCTTCCGTTGTAAAGTCTGGAATTTGTGTGTTGATATTGGACATTCAAAATTCTCCTTTTCTTGTTAAGAAGAATATAGTCCATTTTAGATCATTTGTAAAATAAATGTTATAAATGATCTAATTTATAAAAACTATGAGAATGATTGATCGGATCTAATCTTGGCCTATGGACACCCCAATGACTTTGAATTTCTCTTTTTTATGGTACTCTTTTGGGATCACACTCAGAATTAAATTTGTAAGTTTATTTAAGATTTTTGTTTTATAAAATCCTTTTTTATATACCAAACTGATTTCTCTTGCTGGTTCAGGTGTTTGAAAAGGAACTATTCGTTCCGAAACCTTATCAACTGCTAATTTTGGTAATAAGGTAACTCCAATCCCCATATCCACCATCCGCTTTAAGGTTTCAACACTTCCACTTTCAATTTTTGCTAAAGCATTCCGATTACAAATCTTCAAAGATTGGTGGCGAAAACAATGTTCTTCTCCTAAAACCAATAATGGATACTTTTCAATATGCTTCATTGAAACTGAAGTAGATTTCTCTTTTGCATCCTTTGGGTAATATACAACAAATGGTTCATAATAAAGTTGGTGTTCAACGATATTGGAAATTTTGAGTGGAGTTGCAAGGATTCCTAAATCAATCTCTTCCGATTCCAATTTTTCAATGATGGTAAGTGTTGGTAATTCAGAAATTCGAAAATTAACTTTCGGAAATTCAGATTGTAACTTTTTATAAATCGATGGTATTAAATAATTACTCACTGTCGGTATGATACCGAGTGATATATTCCCTGCGGGTTCATCTTTCCATTGACCAGCAATTTCAAATAATTTGTCAGCTTCCTTCAAAGTTGATTTTGCTTGTTCGACAACTTCTTTACCTAATTTTGTTGTGATGATAGGATTTTTTTTTCGATCAAATAAATCAAAACCAAGTTCTTGTTCTACTTTTTGGATCTGTAAACTTAAAGTAGGCTGAGCAACTAAACAATGTTCGGCGGCTTTTGCAAAACTCTTAAACTGATCTAAAGCTACTATGTATCGAAGTTGAGTAATTGTCATAAATTTCCTTAAAAAAACGATCCTTTCATGGCTTAATCCAAAATTGAACTTGCATTCCCTTCAAACTACAATATCTTTAGCGGATAGCAATGAGAATTCTCTCATTTTTTTTCCCAATTTTTTTCTCTACGATCCTTTCCCTCGTAGCAGAACCTGTTAGCATCAGTGCTGATACGATCGTATCTCTCACTGAAAATTGGACATTTACCTCAAGCGAAACCACACGTCCCATCAAAGTAGGAAAAGGTCTCTCCTCACAAGGATTTCTTCCTCCTGTTCACGGTTATTATGAAACCACTTTTACATTCAAACCAAACAAAAAACCTCTAGGTATTTACTTAGACCGTGTCCAGGAGATAGACACACTCATAGTGAATGGAATCTCACTGGGTCAAACAGGTAAAATTTTACCCGATGGTTCTTATCTTCCCAATTGGTATTACAAACGACTTTATTACATTCCCAATGAAGTACTCAAAGAAAATTCTCCAAACCAATTAAAAATCGAAATCCATTTTCGAAACCAAACATTCCAAGGTGGTATTTTCAGAAGAATCCCTGTTATGGGAAATTATGACAAATTACAAGAACTGATTCTCTTGGAAGATGGAAGGGATTTTTGTTTTATCATGTTATTTTTTGGAATTGGAGCTTATCAAATTTTTTCAATTCTGTTGAAACGCCAAGCTAAAACAAATTTTTACTTATTGTTATCTACTTTGTTCTTTGTTATGTGGAGACTGCCTTTACTCAATATTAGTTATACATATACAGATTTTAGTTTTTTCTTTTGGTTAAAAGTATTTTTTACGTCGCAAACATTATTGCCAGTTTCCATATTTTTATTTAGTTATTCACTTTTCCAAAACAAACTCTATTTAAAAGAACGGTTGTTAGTAATTTTTCTCATCTCCGTTGCATTTTTCCAAACTTGGGATATTGAATTACCTACTCGAATTTTGTTATTGAGGATTTGGGAATTTACACTTTTACTAGTAGTCTTTTTTGTATTAAGAGCAGTGATTCGAGCAGCACGAGCCAAAAAAACGGAAGCTTACTTTTTATCAGTAGGTTTTGTTTGTATTTGTATTGGAGCAACATTTGATATCATTATTGATGTTACTTCTGGTAAAAATATATACCTAACTCAATATGGATTTTTAATTCTAATGATTCTTTCTGGTGTCGCCATTTCCTATCGAAATGCAAAAAACGAATCAGAACTTTCGATTCTCACAAAAGATTTGGAAGAAAGAGTCCGCGAAAGAACCATCGAACTCCGCGAAAAAAACCAAGATCTCGAACAAGACTTATTTTTTGCATCTCAACTCCAAAGTTATTTGTTACCAAAAAATCATCCGAATACTAAAGGGATTCGGATCCATACAACCTATTTGCCAATGAGGCAAGTTGGAGGAGACTTATATGATTGGGTTGAGTTGGATGAAAATAGATTAATTTTACTCATCGCAGATGTTGCTGGGCATGGTGTTCCAGCCGCTTTTGTATCATCAATGGTAAAAGTGCAATTTCGTGAATCCACCAAATCCATTCACTCTCCAAAACTAATTTTGGAACATATGAACCAAGCACTCACTTCTCTAGTGAGTCGTTATTTTATTACCGCATGTTGTGCATTAGTTGATACAAAAGAAAATACAATTATATTTTCTACTGCAGGGCATCCAAATCCAATTTTATACAACAAAATTCGCAAATCGTTTGAATTTATGAGCATCAAAGGTCCG
Encoded proteins:
- a CDS encoding PAS domain-containing hybrid sensor histidine kinase/response regulator → MATHPSLEIQILSDFEDIVFSIGYPKLEILYTSPSIKILTGYDSEYFLKNKQSWQNFIYKNDRNLIKHALKSIRKNKKFRLRIRILTKDNQIKYIECRGRLIHNPLNDSYRIDGIVTDISDLLPLQNLFADESVDAKHLLFENNIIFNGTQDSMFLIELMETEQFIIRRINLAYEKSTGITQTMIQGKTPIELLGEEVGNVVINNFKRAIQAKKTISYEESFAMPAGKKIWITELTPVEVDGQFKYIVGASKDITEQKLAENALKEYNERYSLILEVSSDGWFDWDLINNTVIYSRRWWLEFGNNEKPENVPIGYWQSLIHPDDVGWVSEFLENILSSQRETFEFTFQMKKRKGNYVHVLSRCYIQRDASGNKIRMLGSNTDLTETKKIEYTLRHAKELAEAANLAKGNFLANMSHEIRTPLNGIIGFTELLLNSPLQEEQKEYLKNIFLSGKSLLELVNQILDFSKIDSGKIEFESISTNLKDLAQSTVDLFQVSAATKGIALQLNIDENLPTYLALDPLRIRQILSNLIGNAIKFTHEGSVNVTIIQKEKIGEIVTIEFEVADTGIGIDMNSKSKLFDTFSQADTSITRKYGGTGLGLSITNELLLKMNSQLDIKSELNVGSKFSFTLKLESKSIGETAKSIFIEKPSTNDEITKIQKPEFQNDILVVEDNELNRKLLSKLLQKKYPNVSLRYAVDGVDALEKFQIKKPDLIIMDLQMPIMDGYTATIEIRKLEKDQIKKTPIVALTAGAFYSVKDSAMESGMDDFLTKPISAAYLYETVEKWLTSGRV
- the ahpF gene encoding alkyl hydroperoxide reductase subunit F; this translates as MLDESTKQQVKQYFERIKNPITIQLYSGEHEKREELVSFLNDILSLSPLIKLENSNDLSDGLRFSILSNGNPTGIHFSGIPMGYEFTSFILAILQSGGNPIKLEEGILSAVSKLNGEFRFETFISLDCHNCPEVVQTLNSFALVNSNISHNMIDGAMYPDLVKERNIQGVPAVYLNGERFLSGKAEASVIFDKLLELYSVPSAIDSNEEMESPKQIYDVTVIGGGPSGVTAAVYAARKGLNTLVIADRLGGQVKDTLGIENIISIPYTTGPELTHVLADQLDKNQIKKKENVRVQKIEPGQIKIIHLNTGEKIHTKTVILSTGAKWRELNVPGEKEYVGKGVAYCPHCDGPFFKDKDVAVVGGGNSGVEAALDLSGIVKSVTLVEFGDKLNADKVLLDKVASSPNIKTLIKAQTTEIQTGEDKVTGLTYKDRSTEQISTIPLDGVFVQIGLVPNSSFVKDLVATNRFGEILVDEKCKTNVDGIFACGDVTNTPYKQIIIAMGEGAKAAISAFEYLLHAA
- the ahpC gene encoding alkyl hydroperoxide reductase subunit C, with protein sequence MSNINTQIPDFTTEAFHNGAFKKISKKDVLGKWSVFVFYPADFTFVCPTELGDVADYYEELQKMGVEVYSVSTDTHFVHKAWHEASDTIKKIKFPMLGDASGKITRGFGVMIEDDGQALRGTFVVNPEGVIKTAEIHDLGIGRSAEELVRKVQAAQYVANNDGEVCPAKWKPGNTTLKPGLDLVGKI
- a CDS encoding hydrogen peroxide-inducible genes activator — translated: MTITQLRYIVALDQFKSFAKAAEHCLVAQPTLSLQIQKVEQELGFDLFDRKKNPIITTKLGKEVVEQAKSTLKEADKLFEIAGQWKDEPAGNISLGIIPTVSNYLIPSIYKKLQSEFPKVNFRISELPTLTIIEKLESEEIDLGILATPLKISNIVEHQLYYEPFVVYYPKDAKEKSTSVSMKHIEKYPLLVLGEEHCFRHQSLKICNRNALAKIESGSVETLKRMVDMGIGVTLLPKLAVDKVSERIVPFQTPEPAREISLVYKKGFYKTKILNKLTNLILSVIPKEYHKKEKFKVIGVSIGQD
- a CDS encoding PP2C family protein-serine/threonine phosphatase codes for the protein MRILSFFFPIFFSTILSLVAEPVSISADTIVSLTENWTFTSSETTRPIKVGKGLSSQGFLPPVHGYYETTFTFKPNKKPLGIYLDRVQEIDTLIVNGISLGQTGKILPDGSYLPNWYYKRLYYIPNEVLKENSPNQLKIEIHFRNQTFQGGIFRRIPVMGNYDKLQELILLEDGRDFCFIMLFFGIGAYQIFSILLKRQAKTNFYLLLSTLFFVMWRLPLLNISYTYTDFSFFFWLKVFFTSQTLLPVSIFLFSYSLFQNKLYLKERLLVIFLISVAFFQTWDIELPTRILLLRIWEFTLLLVVFFVLRAVIRAARAKKTEAYFLSVGFVCICIGATFDIIIDVTSGKNIYLTQYGFLILMILSGVAISYRNAKNESELSILTKDLEERVRERTIELREKNQDLEQDLFFASQLQSYLLPKNHPNTKGIRIHTTYLPMRQVGGDLYDWVELDENRLILLIADVAGHGVPAAFVSSMVKVQFRESTKSIHSPKLILEHMNQALTSLVSRYFITACCALVDTKENTIIFSTAGHPNPILYNKIRKSFEFMSIKGPIIGWKETFTFTEWKHQIQKGDRYFFFTDGVTEARAENKLFGEGKILDLLEKGKNKDIKSLSQEIVVQITKYSDAELKDDVTFFFVDII